CAGGACCATCAGGCCGTAGGCCGAAGGTTCCATATCCGGGTGGACTTCGCGGGCGATCCGGTGGGAGCTGGCCCGGGCACGGCGCCACAGCACGCTGAGTTCCTGCTCAAGGTCCTCTATTGCCGTGTCCTTGTCCGGTTCGGCGCCGGAGGGAGGGTTGCCGTCGGTTAAATCGGCGGGACCGGATGTTTCGGTCATCCTCCATTGTAGGATCGCGGCCCTTCCACGGCACTGGAATACCTCGGGCTTTTGGGGCCGCGGTGCGGTTCGCTGCCGTGTTTCGTGCGTGAGAGGATTAATTGATGCGTATCAGCGATTTCTGGCGGCTTATGGATGACGAGTTCGGTGCGGCCTACTCCAGGGTCCTCGCCGCGGACCTGGTGCTCGGGCAACTCGGAGGGGTCACGGCTGCACAGGCCTTGGACAAGGGCATGGAACCCAAATCCGTATGGCTGGCCGTATGCGACATCCAGGACGTTCCGCCCGAACGCCGGCTGGGCCGCGACGTCAAGCCCAAGGCAAACTAGGGCA
This genomic stretch from Arthrobacter sp. zg-Y1110 harbors:
- a CDS encoding DUF3046 domain-containing protein; protein product: MRISDFWRLMDDEFGAAYSRVLAADLVLGQLGGVTAAQALDKGMEPKSVWLAVCDIQDVPPERRLGRDVKPKAN